In Plasmodium gaboni strain SY75 chromosome 7, whole genome shotgun sequence, the following are encoded in one genomic region:
- a CDS encoding putative AP-4 complex subunit beta, with translation MSPSQSEINKLKDVLKKLPQEKNDDKKREVLKKVIAYMTLGVDVSKLFPDIIMISSTNDIIQKKMIYLYLNNYAETNSELSLLTINTLQKDSKDDDPIIRGLALRSFCNLRINNLFEYIEGPLFNGLNDKNSYVRRIAIISCVKLIKMNPDLSIKNDIIKILKNKLLDKDPQCIINSVHALNEILIDEGGLKVNKEIVFNMLNKLSHFNEWGKSVILYIVSTYIPENEDEMYDIMNILENHIRDFSSTVFLACLKCFLNFSINDTNLQIQIFQRMKDPLLTLITTSSNEIAYIVLLHTNLLLHEANKLNYKIFDYDYKHFFFRYNDLTYIKDIKLDILVSVASKNNVVLIINELSEYVSDANVEIAQKAIESIGSIALKIPKCISRVVELSLSNFMTMNYSYICSATIKILVNILRKYEEYTKLIIEEIVKHGNRLIDNGGIISYIWIIGEYCEYIEEAPYLLEEYINLRNCSYLFMLELLTACVKVLYRRPAEMKNIVSTLFDNILKNYKYPELTDKMFFYYKLLSYNYKEAFHIIACKKKIVKNFSESNENILLDKLYNEFNTLSVLYKQPVNKFIEYSKIAFGAVYDPEENSDITKDSNSQLNGYDNSEDIHLNNHYTSDHMYNNIIDHKHTIQDKNGNINNDNNNDNDNNNNDNNNNLLNINEDILIMDEQNVKTDQCNKYNNNNILINQEQKTNENVSTNLHDVIINTENNNTIINLDHIYNTSTFKKLKNIIIDVDNINPEVYQTQWNALPEQNNEKIFLRKNYYNLQLDTIDQLISKYNLITLASGEIDQCLKFYMYSQLYTKHYIFIELIFNKTDNSINWIFKSECNDENLIEQFTDCFRDIFLDFM, from the exons ATGTCTCCAAGCCAa aGTGAAATTAACAAATTGAAAGAcgttttaaaaaaattacctcaagaaaaaaatgatgataaaaaaagagaagTGTTAAAAAAGGTAATAGCCTATATGACTTTAGGTGTGGATGTATCCAAGTTATTTCCAGATATCATAATGATATCTAGTacaaatgatataatacagaaaaaaatgatatatttatatttaaacaATTATGCAG AAACAAACTCTGAACTGTCTCTTCTAACCATAAATACACTACAAAAAGATAGCAAAGACGATGATCCTATAATACGTGGTTTAGCCCTACGTAGTTTTTGTAATTTaagaattaataatttatttgaatatattgAAGGCCCTTTATTTAATGGgttaaatgataaaaattcATATGTGAGAAGAATTGCAATTATTAGTTGTgtaaaattaattaaaatgaaTCCTGATTTAtcaattaaaaatgatattataaaaattttaaaaaataaattattagaTAAAGATCCTCAATGTATTATAAATTCTGTACATGctttaaatgaaatattGATTGATGAAGGGGGATTAAAAgtaaataaagaaattgtatttaatatgttaaataaattatctCATTTTAATGAATGGGGGAAAAGCGTCATCTTATATATAGTAAGTACATATATACCAGAAAATGAAGATGAAATGTATgatattatgaatatattagaaaatCACATAAGAGATTTTTCTTCAACAGTCTTTCTAGCTTGTTTGAAATGTTTTCTTAATTTTTCTATCAATGACACAAATTTACAAATACAGATTTTTCAAAGAATGAAAGATCCATTGCTTACATTAATTACGACTTCGTCCAATGAAATTGCTTATATCGTTTTGTTACATACAAATTTATTATTGCATGAAGCTAATAAAttgaattataaaatttttgaTTATGACTATAAGCACTTTTTCTTTAGATATAATGatttaacatatataaaagatataaaattgGACATTCTTGTATCAGTCGCATCAAAG AATAATGTGGTTTTAATAATCAACGAATTGAGCGAATACGTTTCAGATGCCAATGTAGAGATTGCTCAAAAAGCCATAGAATCCATAGGATCCATAGCATTAAAAATTCCTAAATGCATTTCAAGAGTAGTAGAATTATCTTTGTCAAATTTTATGACAATGAACTATTCCTATATATGTAGTGctacaataaaaatacttgtgaatatattaagaaaatatgaagaatatacaaaattaattattGAAGAAATAGTAAAACATGGTAATAGATTAATTGATAATGGTGGTATTATATCTTATATATGGATAATAGGTGAATATTGTGAATATATTGAAGAAGCTCCATATCTTTtagaagaatatataaatttaagaaattgttcttatttatttatgttaGAATTATTAACTGCTTGTGTTAAAGTGTTATATAGAAGACCTGCTGAAATGAAAAACATTGTTTCTACattatttgataatatattaaaaaattataaatatccTGAACTTACTGATAAAAtgttcttttattataaacTCTTAagttataattataaagaaGCATTTCATATCATTGCttgcaaaaaaaaaatagtcAAAAATTTCTCTGAATCgaatgaaaatatattattagataagttatataatgaatttAATACCTTATctgtattatataaacaaccagtaaataaatttattgAATACTCAAAAATAGCTTTCGGAGCTGTATATGATCCAGAAGAAAATAGTGACATAACAAAAGATTCTAATAGCCAATTAAATGGTTATGATAATTCAGAGgatattcatttaaataatcaTTATACATCTGATCATATGtacaataatataatagaTCATAAGCATACAATACAAGACAAAAATggaaatattaataatgataataataatgataatgataataataataatgataataataataatttgcTTAATATCAATGAggatatattaattatgGATGAACAAAATGTTAAAACAGATCAATgtaacaaatataataataataatatattaataaatcaagaacaaaaaacaaatgaaaACGTTTCAACAAATTTACATgatgtaataataaatacagaaaataataatacaataataaatttagatcatatatataatacatctacttttaaaaaattaaaaaatattataatcgatgttgataatataaaccCTGAAGTATATCAAACACAATGGAATGCATTACCtgaacaaaataatgaaaaaatttttctaagaaaaaattattataatttacaATTAGATACTATTGATCAATTAATATCcaaatataatttaataacGCTTGCTTCAGGAGAAATTGATCAATGTcttaaattttatatgtactCTCAGTTATACACAAAAcattatatctttattgaattaatttttaaCAAAACAGATAATTCAATTAATTGGATTTTTAAATCTGAATGTAATGACGAAAATTTAATTGAACAATTTACCGACTGTTTTAGagatatttttttagatTTTATGTAA
- a CDS encoding hypothetical protein (conserved Plasmodium protein, unknown function): MSEEKGAYLVFDNASNGTLFIVWKKEKVENALMFIKPTKAVPEFKFVNRNGKNELIRNLQSDKKLFYSGICQFVKEAKDIKGELTLLPHFDTSFPIKVDLYFLKGSKVMPLYTDEAFAVQDVDAMSVLPKGSSSLKVKTMAKDMFVCRGNTEGASISF; this comes from the exons ATGTCAGAAGAAAAGGGAGCTTATTTGGTTTTTGACAATGCATCAAATGGGactttatttattgtatggaaaaaagaaaaagttGAAAATGCTTTAATGTTTATAAAACCAACAAAAGCGGTTCCAGAATTTAAATTTGTGAATAGAAATggaaaaaatgaattaatCAGAAATTTACAG TCGGACAAAAAATTGTTTTATTCGGGAATATGCCAATTTGTTAAAGAAGCAAAAGATATAAAAGGAGAGTTAACTTTATTACCACATTTTGATACTTCTTTTCCTATAAAAGTGgatttgtattttttaaaaggaagcaaa GTCATGCCACTTTATACAGATGAAGCTTTTGCTGTTCAAGACGTTGATGCTATGAGCGTTTTACCAAAAGGATCAAGTTCATTAAAAGTAAAAACGATGGCAAAAGATATGTTTGTTTGTAGAGGAAATACAGAAGGAGCTAGTATATCCTTTTAA
- a CDS encoding hypothetical protein (conserved Plasmodium protein, unknown function) gives MTTVLTLILPLINMNKFVKEIKTFKRTIFLKGSPAFKISVWFSGITVGLVWILFSEYNEPKNNNLFFKKKQADIFTTEEIEKWNKPYMSNANNNAVILNSNLTADEKRKQLLKEIK, from the exons ATGACCACAGTACTTACCTTAATTTTACCTTTAATTAATATGAACAAATTTgtaaaagaaataaaaactTTTAAAAGAACCATATTTCTTAAGGGAAGCCCAGCATTCAAAATTAGTGTATGGTTTTCAG gAATAACTGTAGGCCTCGTTTGGATTTTATTTAGCGAATATAACGAAccaaaaaataataatttgttttttaaaaaaaaacaagCAGATATTTTTACCACTGAGGAAATAGAAAAATGGAACAAACCGTATATGTCCAACGCTAATAATAATGCCGTAATACTTAATTCTAATTTAACAGCTGATGAAAAGAGGAAGCAACTTTTaaaggaaataaaataa
- a CDS encoding transcription factor with AP2 domain(s) — protein sequence MVLEVEYHNINTPFGKYSDLENLKEEKEKRLYNNLEYVNLLDIKNLENKSIYVSSDLLNFLKCCSNVNINLNKVPYDFVYSFLVDGELYLGYDISVFILLVKAEHFKYCRRIDEENRDKEENFGTKDKSTIKRSSQIDGEDILQGLLIKEKKDYLSFLNENNEALKQYMESEKRGNPVWNLDESKYMDKNWDDEEDSSFIFKPTFNYLGKNNKNNNNYNNVFSNFIIGNLSSDNISGCFYVEKLNAYLFAMLDKCSNKTVISIFPVEKFGRHKSRNLASRFSQYEDYMHRIIEDRLYPNIQNNLQSVNNMSNMSNMNNINNSKDNIINASGIFNGNSQIVPYFENILDYDKSEFVEYINSFSDVKKSSSFDIIGCSKNLYEQGPNMRKHCIYSNNNNNLKSGYETYILENKQPLELIENHFDTMENFRGIYDNIHKDYINSINMLVLSRQDNSNMHEMYITRDNHNNYHKNEKNIYSSNIKYIIYHHFNNMDDIVMKCINMKELISMDNNNNNNSNNSHFEKTVEFINPNEDNIFNSEMDSLKNENKDEEEQSEISIYNILGNNGNDTYMKRCSSNYNDDNNNGYSNGSNDNYNNSSSDNYNNNGYNDSTDNNNGYNSNSSYNSNNNNGDDNNNNNNNNDDDCGNNNNNNNNNNGSNNNNNGYNNGNNNNNNNKDNNNNDGNGSSNNNNNDDDEEEEDEDDNNNNNEDDNMSDNEEMEDNDEDNDEYNNSNDSYKYEEKDSNNEKDLKKDIIEGDMINSVKYNKHIGHHTTNKSEISTNYFENSCNMSVNNSNNEGYDDNCNNGYMNHDEGLTLNNGNVSNNKCDMIMPEDGSVMYENMINRGNGLTNNIKNNNVSNNNDNNNNSISCNGDENVYNNINNYINTYMETTNNKNHIENRCNQDSYSTNEDPLSNISLNDTGKMKDSIMYDANDLDMNGTQENSKEEGMDVFDPNFFELKRNSSDGQNKHLEPGVQKKISKKRSKVKHERNSKILDDEKKEVLNKVSQITRVGGVCFDKNRQRWIAHWKIDGKYHKHYFPISQYGFENARERAVSCRKQAEKLFNLPEIQPRNRWNQIKVNGTSHIKKAAKLPRCEGVGYDELSQSWVSTFVVHKKFSIEELGFYEAREKAIYCRKTFEKVNVHDDYEYLLNDRLGLRNEEKDELSDLINVDKNALDNLELETSVNNNNNKVKHNNNNNNNNNNGNNNNNNSNNSEKVRIKNNDFSMDNNNENVGTGEMKISNDKYLKITQEAIEMILSNIKHKSLPEIKMKLIDKQKFENYNTLLDKHFKFITSVKNISQLRPYISLFHKFIIYHTLPHNISLRKQLFIIEALEWSSFFSGAASEKVE from the coding sequence atGGTGTTAGAAGTAGAgtatcataatataaatactCCTTTTGGAAAATATTCAGATTTGGAGAATTTGAAAgaagaaaaggaaaagagattatataataatttggaatatgtaaatttattagacataaaaaatttgGAAAATAAATCTATATATGTATCATCAGATTTattgaattttttaaaatgcTGTTCAAATGTGAATATTAATTTGAATAAGGTTCCTTATGATTTCGTCTATTCATTTTTAGTTGATGGAGAATTATATTTAGGATATGATATATctgtttttattttattagTAAAAGCAGaacattttaaatattgTAGAAGAAtagatgaagaaaataGAGATAAGGAAGAAAATTTTGGAACAAAAGATAAATCAACAATTAAAAGATCATCACAAATAGATGGTGAAGATATCCTACAAGGATTGTTgattaaagaaaaaaaagattatttatcttttttgaatgaaaataatgagGCTTTAAAACAATATATGGAATCCGAAAAAAGAGGAAATCCTGTATGGAATTTGGATGAATCTAAATATATGGATAAAAATTGGgatgatgaagaagattcatcatttatatttaagcctacttttaattatttaggaaagaataataaaaataataataattataataatgtattttctaattttaTAATCGGCAACTTATCTTCTGATAATATTTCTGGATGTTTCTATGTGGAGAAATTAAATGCTTATCTTTTTGCCATGTTGGATAAATGTAGCAATAAAACAGTTATATCTATTTTTCCAGTTGAAAAATTTGGAAGACACAAATCCAGAAACTTAGCTAGCCGATTTTCCCAATATGAGGATTATATGCATAGGATAATTGAGGACAGACTTTATCCgaatattcaaaataatcTCCAAAgtgttaataatatgagTAATATGAGTAATATGaataacataaataatagcaaagataatattattaatgcAAGTGGTATTTTTAATGGTAATAGCCAAATTGTTCCTTActttgaaaatattttggATTATGATAAATCAGAATTTGtggaatatataaattccTTTAGTGATGTAAAGAAATCATCTTCATTTGATATTATTGGTTGTAGCAAAAACTTATATGAACAAGGTCCAAACATGAGGAAACATTGTAtatatagtaataataataataatttgaaaAGTGGATATGAAACTTATATTTTGGAAAATAAACAACCCTTGGAATTAATTGAAAATCATTTCGACACAATGGAAAACTTTAGAGGgatatatgataatattcATAAGGACTATATAAATTCCATTAATATGTTAGTGTTATCAAGGCAAGACAATTCAAATATGCATGAAATGTATATAACGAGGgataatcataataattatcataaaaatgaaaaaaatatatatagtagtaatattaaatatattatttatcatcattttaataatatggatgATATTGTTATgaaatgtataaatatgaaGGAATTAATTTCTAtggataataataataataataatagtaataatagCCATTTTGAGAAAACAGTGGAATTCATAAATCCTAATGAggataatatttttaacaGTGAAATGGATTCTTTGAAAAATGAGAATaaagatgaagaagaaCAATCAGAAATAAGtatttataacattttaGGAAACAATGGAAATGATACATATATGAAAAGATGTAGTAGTAATTATAAcgatgataataataatggaTATAGTAACGGAagtaatgataattataacaatAGTAGTAGTGacaattataataacaatgGGTATAATGATAGCAcagataataataatggaTATAACAGTAACAGTAGCtataatagtaataataataatggagatgataataacaataataataataataatgatgatgattgtggtaataataataataataacaataataacaatggtagtaataataataataatggtTACAATAATGGtaacaataataacaacaacaataagGACAATAACAATAATGATGGAAATGGtagtagtaataataataataatgatgatgatgaagaagaggaggatgaagatgataacaataataataatgaagatgataatatgaGTGATAACGAAGAAATGGAAgataatgatgaagatAACGATGagtataataatagtaatgatagttataaatatgaagaaaaagatagtaataatgaaaaggatttgaaaaaagatataatagAAGGAGATATGATTAATTCtgttaaatataataaacacATTGGTCATCATACTACAAATAAGAGTGAAATTAGTACTAACTATTTTGAAAACAGTTGTAACATGAGTGtaaataatagtaataacGAAGGATATGATGATAATTGCAATAATGGATATATGAATCATGATGAAGGATTAACTCTTAATAATGGGAATgtttcaaataataaatgcGATATGATAATGCCAGAAGATGGAAGTGTTATGTATGAAAATATGATTAACAGAGGTAACGGGcttacaaataatattaaaaataataatgtaagtaataataatgataataataataatagtataAGTTGCAATGGTGATgaaaatgtatataataatataaataattatataaacacTTATATGGAAACTACGAATAATAAGAACCATATTGAGAATAGATGTAATCAAGATTCATATAGTACCAATGAAGATCCATTATCcaatatttctttaaatgATACAGGAAAAATGAAGGATAGCATAATGTATGATGCAAATGATTTGGATATGAATGGTACTCAAGAAAATAGTAAAGAAGAAGGGATGGATGTTTTTGATCCGAATTTTTTCgaattaaaaagaaatagCTCCGATGGTCAAAATAAACATTTAGAACCTGGAGttcaaaagaaaattaGTAAAAAAAGAAGTAAAGTGAAACATGAAAGAAATAGTAAAATACTTGATGATGAAAAGAAAGAAGTATTAAATAAAGTATCTCAAATAACACGGGTTGGAGGTGTTTGTTTTGATAAGAATAGACAAAGATGGATTGCACATTGGAAAATTGACGGTAAATATCATAAACATTATTTCCCTATTAGTCAATATGGATTTGAAAATGCACGAGAAAGAGCTGTTAGTTGTAGGAAACAAGCTGAAAAACTATTTAACTTACCAGAAATTCAACCAAGAAATAGATGGAATCAAATAAAAGTCAATGGTACTTCTCACATAAAAAAAGCTGCAAAATTACCAAGATGTGAAGGTGTTGGATATGATGAATTATCTCAAAGTTGGGTTAGTACTTTTGTtgttcataaaaaattttctatTGAAGAACTTGGATTTTATGAAGCTAGGGAAAAAGCTATATATTGTAGAAAAACATTTGAAAAGGTAAATGTGCATGATgattatgaatatttattaaatgatagATTAGGTTTACGTAATGAGGAAAAAGATGAATTATCTGATCTAATTAATGTAGATAAAAATGCATTGGATAATCTTGAACTAGAAACATctgttaataataataataataaagtGAAACataacaacaacaacaacaacaataacaacaacggcaataataataataataatagtaataattCTGAAAAAGTgagaattaaaaataatgatttttcaatggataataataatgaaaatgttGGAACAGGAGAAATGAAAATATCCaatgataaatatttaaaaataacaCAAGAAGCTATTGAAATGATTCTAAGTAATATCAAACATAAATCCTTACCagaaattaaaatgaaattaatTGATAAACAAAAGtttgaaaattataatacattactagataaacattttaaatttattacaTCTGTAAAAAACATTTCACAGTTAAGACCATATATATCACTCTTCCacaaatttataatttatcatACACTCCCtcataatatttctttaaggaaacaattatttattatcgAAGCTTTAGAATGgtcttcttttttttctggTGCAGCTAGCGAAAAAGttgaataa
- a CDS encoding putative tRNA pseudouridine synthase D, whose product MVFHDSRNKLLRLIHGRNSIVTFKRCHKLIGPFHNYSSVYLEEEDVGINHFMSDLLDIEKNEKIKGEEKMNKIVNVEKGKDNLECVFKYKCEDFHVYEINKNRNVLNLKYIRDKLISDKLKSNEYENYKKNDMLIYLNEYDKSLQDNILEKNYKEKEGKIDNNLNISYNNHSNEECLHFILYKVNKDTQEAIREISKVSGIPITSFHYSGFKDKRSVSTQIISTKLNYLKELNNLKDYYINKKNKTLLICNIEKVRDKKKIELGEHYGNKFIVVLRNVQNNEDYLRDRLKYIKKYGFINYFGMQRFGIYKNTFNKGRVLISRNYKEYINYVLDPHIFEKRQYCGNPIKDSISIYMKKACELYHKRGKDGDRVKNASVAFRYITHKMNKLFAKIREREKESPLMIHFNNNNNNNNNNCSNNNSSGSIQYKNQNNINTNINVNSHINSKSKNFVDHKYLFSYMTNSEYEAFILLRNLYLFEKNKKDMNNISLNEMDKKDNLDNLKEQHDDNNFYINKIRCIKGISMETRRFHMHSYSAKIFNLLTSYRLYNFGIILTKGDYIITKEKQTQLKELKNQHNYITIYDDETHNVNIHNVVLPVLGTMSPRLSYLNIFLSFYRKYYMKNVRLVFMEILFYLIYILYEDNLFRPKENVVNIFLKNLKECVFSREKKTNKVMINESIQIFCKDILFKKYPIKNILYLIKVFDNYINSFEYEYGMTCVFRNIIVLPKNLYFSFTKYNEPKVKFVQDLYLINLQNKKDLFNIEENNENSKNFKNYTMINDHMRYDKILTKTQINIQEDAKDIYSKNDTLLYNQDDFKNNINKRKQNVIYNYNALILSFSLYSSSYATMLIRELYGKKNELLVHNLIKNCKKYDKKIRDSK is encoded by the coding sequence ATGGTTTTTCATGATAGTCgaaataaattattacGTTTAATACATGGCCGAAATTCAATTGTAACATTTAAGAGATGTCATAAACTCATTGGCCcttttcataattattcCTCTGTATATTTAGAAGAAGAAGATGTTGGTATTAATCATTTTATGAGTGATTTATTagatatagaaaaaaatgaaaaaataaaaggagaagaaaaaatgaataaaattGTTAATGTAGAAAAAGGAAAGGATAATCTAGAATGCGTCTTTAAATATAAGTGTGAAGATTTTCACGTTTATGAAATTAATAAGAATCGAAAtgttttaaatttaaaatatataagagATAAATTAATAAGTGATAAGTTAAAAAGTAACgaatatgaaaattataagaaGAATGATATGctaatatatttgaatgAATATGATAAATCATTACAAGATAATATTTTAgaaaagaattataaagaaaaggaaggaaaaatagataataatttgaatatatcatataataatcattCAAATGAAGAGTgtttacattttattttatacaaAGTTAATAAAGATACTCAAGAAGCAATAAGAGAAATTAGTAAAGTGTCAGGGATTCCAATTACAAGTTTTCATTATTCAGGTTTTAAAGATAAAAGAAGTGTTTCTACTCAAATAATATCAACTAAATTAAATTACTTAAAAGAActaaataatttaaaagattattatataaataaaaagaataaaacgttattaatatgtaatatagaaaaggtgagagataaaaaaaaaattgaattAGGAGAACATTATGGAAATAAGTTTATAGTAGTATTAAGAAATGtacaaaataatgaagaCTATTTAAGAGATAgattaaaatatataaagaaatatggatttattaattattttggTATGCAAAGGTTtggtatatataaaaatacatttaataaagGTAGGGTACTTATATCAAGAAATTAtaaggaatatataaattatgtCTTAGATCCCcatatttttgaaaaacGACAATATTGTGGAAATCCTATTAAAGATAgtataagtatatatatgaaaaaagCATGTGAACTGTATCATAAAAGAGGAAAAGATGGAGATAGAGTAAAGAACGCATCAGTTGCATTTCGTTATATTACTCATAAGatgaataaattatttgCAAAAATAAGAGAACGTGAAAAGGAATCACCCCTAATGATACATttcaataataataataataataataataataattgtagtaataataatagtagtGGTAGtatacaatataaaaaccaaaataatattaatactAATATTAATGTTAATAGTCATATAAATAGTAAGAGTAAAAATTTTGTGGATCATAAATATCTGTTTTCTTATATGACAAATTCGGAATATGAAGCTTTTATTCTTCTTCGAAATTTATACCTATTcgaaaaaaataaaaaagacatgaataatatatcattgAATGAAATGgataaaaaagataatttGGATAATTTAAAGGAACAAcatgatgataataatttttatataaataaaataagatGTATTAAAGGAATAAGTATGGAAACAAGACGATTTCATATGCATTCTTATAGTGcaaaaatttttaatttattaacatcttatagattatataattttggAATAATATTAACTAAAGGtgattatataattactaaagaaaaacaaacacaattaaaagaattaaaaaatcagcataattatataactATATATGACGACGAAACACATAACGttaatatacataatgTTGTTTTACCAGTTCTTGGTACCATGTCGCCTAGattatcatatttaaatatatttttatcattctatagaaaatattatatgaagaATGTGAGATTAGTTTTTATggaaatattattttatttaatttatatattatatgaagataatttatttagacctaaagaaaatgtagttaatatatttctaaaaaatttaaaagaatgTGTATTTTcaagagaaaaaaaaactaaTAAAGTTATGATTAATGAATcaatacaaatattttgtaaagatattttatttaaaaaatatcccattaaaaatatattatatttgataaaaGTATTTGATAACTATATAAATTCCTTTGAATATGAATATGGAATGACATGTGTTTTTAGAAATATAATTGTATTAccaaaaaatttatatttctcaTTTACTAAATATAATGAACCAAAAGTAAAATTTGTTCaagatttatatttaataaacttacaaaataaaaaggatctatttaatatagaagaaaataatgaaaatagtaaaaattttaaaaattatacaaTGATAAACGATCATATGAGGTATGATAAAATTTTGACAAAAACACAAATTAATATACAAGAGGATGcaaaagatatatatagtaaaaATGATACTTTGTTATATAACCAAGAtgattttaaaaataatataaataaacgaaaacaaaatgttatatataattataatgcTCTGATATTAAGCTTTAGtttatattcttcatcTTATGCTACTATGTTGATAAGAGAATTgtatggaaaaaaaaatgagtTGTTAGTGCATAATCtcataaaaaattgtaaaaaatatgataaaaaaataagagATTCAAAATGA